The following proteins come from a genomic window of Galactobacillus timonensis:
- a CDS encoding RNA-guided endonuclease TnpB family protein translates to MPLRRTKHTSKTKDRIAYKFRLGALSPAQEGYFAKTFGAVRWLYNRMLADKINAWQNFGENLQLTPAWYKKLSCCPWLKDVDSLALANVQLNLDQAFRRFFNKEGGYPKFKKKADHRDSYTTNHVTAHWKDGKLYLPLPKMKEEVCVINHRSIKKGGVLKSATISRDPSGKYYVSLLYEYAKEPVAHDIDPDNAIGLDMSMHGLYVDSEQRHVDAPEWYSKAEARLAREQRKLSHMKKGSSNYQKQRLKVAKLYSKTKNQRTDFLHKLSNDLTNAYDIIGIEDLNMRAMAQSLNYGKSVGDKGWGAFAVMLAYKAERKGKKLIRIDKWFPSSQMCHECGSLNKKTKDTSIRDWTCPVCGHHHDRDENAARNIKTEAVRIYCTC, encoded by the coding sequence ATGCCGCTCAGAAGGACAAAGCATACATCGAAAACAAAGGACCGCATTGCTTATAAGTTCCGTCTTGGGGCTCTTTCGCCTGCGCAGGAAGGATACTTTGCAAAGACATTCGGTGCAGTTCGCTGGCTTTATAATCGCATGCTGGCTGACAAAATCAATGCCTGGCAGAACTTTGGCGAGAATCTTCAGCTCACGCCGGCATGGTATAAAAAATTGTCCTGCTGTCCATGGCTCAAAGACGTAGACAGTCTTGCCCTTGCAAATGTGCAGCTCAATCTGGATCAGGCGTTTCGTCGCTTCTTCAATAAAGAAGGCGGATATCCGAAATTCAAGAAGAAGGCGGATCATCGTGATTCGTATACAACGAATCATGTGACTGCGCATTGGAAAGATGGAAAGTTATATTTGCCTCTTCCGAAGATGAAAGAAGAAGTGTGCGTCATTAACCATCGCTCCATTAAGAAAGGCGGCGTGCTGAAGAGTGCAACGATTTCACGTGATCCTAGTGGGAAATACTATGTTTCCCTGCTCTATGAGTATGCAAAAGAACCTGTCGCGCATGACATTGATCCTGACAATGCAATCGGACTGGATATGTCAATGCATGGACTGTATGTTGACTCAGAACAGCGTCATGTCGATGCGCCGGAATGGTATAGCAAAGCAGAAGCACGGTTAGCCAGAGAGCAGCGAAAGCTTTCGCACATGAAAAAAGGATCTTCCAATTATCAGAAGCAGCGGCTGAAGGTCGCAAAGCTGTATTCGAAAACCAAGAATCAGCGGACCGACTTTCTGCATAAGCTGTCAAATGATCTGACGAATGCGTATGACATCATCGGAATTGAGGATCTGAATATGCGTGCGATGGCACAGTCGCTGAACTATGGCAAATCGGTTGGTGACAAGGGATGGGGAGCTTTTGCAGTGATGCTCGCATACAAAGCGGAGCGGAAAGGCAAAAAGCTGATCCGCATTGACAAATGGTTCCCCAGCTCTCAGATGTGTCATGAATGCGGAAGCCTCAATAAGAAGACAAAGGACACTTCCATTCGTGACTGGACATGCCCCGTCTGCGGGCATCATCATGATCGTGATGAAAACGCAGCACGGAATATCAAAACTGAAGCAGTGCGAATCTACTGCACATGCTAA
- a CDS encoding MmcQ/YjbR family DNA-binding protein, which produces MTIEEAVFQKYRPIPERLRDFGFRAENGTLIYQAPLLDGVFLATITVGKEKRVDGHVVDPQTGDEYAPLRLEQSSGAFAASVKEAYLSLLYSIRDACFRNVPFVSDQANRIAEKIQETYGDTLTCPFKKDEGLVFRNPANQKWYAVFLRIDKDRMNPEKNNAAERSGEKTDTADILNLKVNEEDIPVLLKTNGFYPCYHMNRKHWISIVLDDTLADGVILDLAALSRTLTSQHGKVRPFNQPVSWIIPSNPTMYSLDEHWKNRIHVSWHCFSSVRDGDLIYIYVGMPVGAITYRCRVEKAHSVMNDGNEKMEMTILDRFSSDLFPRPLLRTFGITSVRGIRSMPENLEACIRETAGISDRKDNL; this is translated from the coding sequence ATGACGATCGAAGAAGCTGTCTTCCAAAAATACCGCCCGATCCCCGAGCGTCTTAGAGACTTCGGATTCCGCGCCGAGAATGGAACGCTGATCTATCAGGCTCCTTTGCTTGACGGCGTCTTTCTTGCGACTATTACAGTCGGGAAAGAAAAGAGGGTGGACGGACATGTCGTCGATCCTCAAACAGGGGATGAATACGCACCTCTGCGGCTTGAACAAAGTTCCGGTGCCTTTGCGGCATCTGTAAAGGAAGCCTACCTTTCCCTTCTGTATTCCATCCGTGATGCCTGTTTCAGGAACGTCCCCTTCGTAAGTGATCAGGCCAACCGGATTGCCGAAAAGATTCAGGAAACCTATGGTGACACGCTCACCTGCCCCTTCAAAAAAGATGAGGGTCTTGTCTTTCGCAATCCCGCAAATCAGAAGTGGTATGCCGTATTCCTGCGGATAGATAAAGACCGGATGAACCCGGAAAAGAACAACGCAGCAGAAAGAAGCGGGGAAAAAACAGATACAGCCGATATCCTCAACCTCAAAGTCAACGAAGAAGACATCCCGGTCCTCCTTAAAACAAACGGCTTCTACCCCTGCTATCACATGAACAGGAAACACTGGATCTCGATCGTCCTCGATGATACGCTCGCCGACGGCGTGATCCTCGATCTCGCCGCCCTGTCTCGTACTTTGACGTCACAGCACGGCAAAGTACGGCCTTTCAATCAGCCTGTTTCCTGGATCATTCCCTCCAATCCGACGATGTACAGTCTTGACGAACACTGGAAAAACAGGATCCACGTCAGCTGGCACTGCTTCTCTTCTGTACGGGATGGAGATCTCATCTACATCTACGTTGGCATGCCGGTCGGTGCGATCACCTATCGCTGCCGTGTAGAAAAAGCGCATTCCGTAATGAATGATGGGAACGAAAAAATGGAAATGACCATTCTCGACCGGTTCTCTTCCGATCTCTTTCCACGGCCTCTGCTTCGCACATTCGGTATCACTTCAGTGCGCGGAATCCGCTCCATGCCTGAAAACCTGGAAGCCTGTATCAGAGAAACTGCCGGAATTAGCGATCGGAAAGACAACCTGTAA
- a CDS encoding GGDEF domain-containing protein, producing the protein MIVGLATFMGTGFVDYFRHNIMGIRFQDTAAFSRTGYIFLMILLTIQYVNEIKWRLTTSMKAEIYRHQAYTDPLTGLGNRTSWRTSHDSLVAQMKEETLKKVFVVSIDLNHLKMINDEKGHIEGDEFVFVLIGKKAVKLMPAIAEKIEQLSKLRNVSLSWGTTVYTAGSKQTVEDVFQDADQKMYEMKSRRREK; encoded by the coding sequence ATGATCGTCGGCCTGGCGACCTTCATGGGTACCGGCTTCGTCGATTACTTCCGCCACAACATTATGGGCATCCGCTTCCAGGACACTGCCGCATTCTCCCGCACCGGATACATCTTCCTGATGATCCTTCTGACGATTCAGTATGTCAATGAGATCAAGTGGCGTCTCACTACATCCATGAAGGCCGAGATCTACCGCCACCAGGCCTATACAGATCCTCTGACGGGGCTTGGCAACCGCACCTCCTGGCGCACATCGCACGACTCTCTTGTCGCCCAGATGAAGGAAGAAACCCTGAAAAAGGTTTTCGTCGTATCCATCGATCTCAACCACCTGAAAATGATCAATGATGAAAAAGGACATATCGAAGGCGACGAATTTGTCTTCGTCCTCATTGGAAAAAAAGCAGTGAAACTGATGCCGGCCATCGCAGAAAAAATCGAGCAGCTGTCAAAGCTGCGCAATGTCTCCCTTTCCTGGGGCACCACCGTCTATACAGCCGGAAGTAAGCAGACCGTGGAAGATGTCTTTCAAGACGCTGATCAGAAAATGTACGAAATGAAAAGCCGCCGGCGGGAGAAATGA
- a CDS encoding GNAT family N-acetyltransferase: MAFTLPFSRIHKYSGSAVDLVIEQAIPFFGNSDDVRSLNFDIYLHDTGIRAGLCDLRLGMNEELYYAGNIGYRIFPGERGHGYAYEACRILFDIARSRGMTELIITCSPDNIPSRRTLEKLGGTLLETANVPEDHWLYQRGEKVKNIYRYDLLAPDSPSAEAF; the protein is encoded by the coding sequence ATGGCGTTTACTCTTCCATTTTCAAGAATTCATAAATACAGCGGAAGTGCAGTTGACCTGGTCATAGAACAGGCAATTCCTTTTTTTGGGAACAGTGACGATGTGCGCTCACTGAATTTTGATATCTACCTGCACGATACGGGGATCCGCGCGGGGCTGTGCGATCTTCGCCTTGGGATGAATGAGGAGCTGTATTATGCGGGCAATATCGGCTACCGCATCTTTCCGGGGGAGCGGGGACACGGCTATGCCTATGAGGCGTGCCGGATTCTGTTTGATATTGCCCGTTCACGGGGAATGACGGAGCTGATCATTACCTGTTCGCCAGACAATATTCCTTCGCGCCGTACGCTTGAAAAACTGGGCGGGACCCTGCTGGAAACGGCCAATGTGCCGGAAGACCACTGGCTGTATCAGCGCGGGGAAAAGGTAAAGAACATCTATCGCTATGACCTTCTGGCGCCGGATTCTCCTTCGGCGGAAGCTTTCTGA
- the cls gene encoding cardiolipin synthase: protein MLRKALKILTSRLVLVVALIAIQVAFIVSWFYSRVSQTLMPFINAAAIVLMVYIINSKEDPAYKLGWCIVILAFPVFGIVMYVLCFGRKMPAKLAHGTTDANSRMANLLSQDPAVMERLAKEDPDGVPMFRNGLRMSRFPVYQNTCAQYFGSGEEWFPVFLAKLKGAKRFIFLEYFIINPGTMWDEVLGVLKQKVAEGVQVKLIYDDLGCLDSGRNFARKMNELGIETYCFNRLRPALAIQMNNRDHRKICVIDNTVGFTGGVNISDEYANRIVRFGYWRDSAIMIEGEAVWSLTVMFLGMYTYLKKDDEGIDYSRYKLPYVMPEQPSGYFQPFSDTPTDAANAGLSVHMNLVLQARKYVYIDTPYLILAEPMKNALCLAGDNGIDVRILTPHIPDKKIAFTMTRSNYQVLLEHGVKIYEYTPGFNHTKNIVSDDLRGTVGTVNTDYRSYYLHFENGVLFEDSATAVVLRDAFLKGLEQAQEVTLEDTRHINIFVRIFSAVANLFAPLF from the coding sequence ATGCTGCGGAAGGCGCTGAAAATTCTGACGAGCCGGCTGGTTCTGGTCGTTGCACTGATTGCGATCCAGGTTGCTTTCATTGTTTCCTGGTTTTACAGCAGAGTTTCCCAGACGCTGATGCCGTTTATCAATGCGGCGGCCATTGTTCTGATGGTTTATATCATCAATTCCAAGGAGGATCCTGCCTATAAGCTCGGCTGGTGCATTGTGATCCTGGCATTTCCGGTCTTCGGAATTGTGATGTATGTGCTTTGCTTCGGACGCAAGATGCCGGCGAAGCTTGCCCATGGAACAACCGATGCCAACAGCCGGATGGCCAATCTTCTGAGCCAGGATCCTGCGGTGATGGAACGGCTGGCGAAGGAGGATCCGGACGGAGTTCCCATGTTCCGCAATGGACTTAGGATGTCGCGGTTTCCGGTATATCAGAATACCTGTGCGCAGTACTTCGGGTCGGGTGAAGAGTGGTTTCCGGTGTTTCTTGCGAAGCTGAAAGGGGCGAAGCGTTTTATTTTTCTTGAGTACTTCATCATCAATCCCGGCACGATGTGGGATGAAGTTCTTGGCGTACTGAAGCAGAAGGTTGCTGAGGGCGTGCAGGTGAAGCTGATCTATGATGATCTGGGATGTCTAGATTCGGGCCGTAACTTTGCCAGGAAGATGAATGAACTTGGCATTGAGACGTACTGCTTCAATCGGCTGCGGCCGGCCCTTGCCATTCAGATGAACAACCGTGATCACCGCAAGATCTGTGTCATCGATAATACGGTCGGATTTACGGGCGGCGTCAACATTTCGGATGAATATGCCAACCGGATCGTGCGCTTCGGCTACTGGCGGGATTCGGCAATCATGATCGAAGGGGAGGCTGTGTGGTCGCTCACCGTCATGTTCCTGGGAATGTATACCTATCTCAAGAAGGATGATGAGGGCATTGATTATTCAAGATACAAGCTGCCGTATGTGATGCCTGAACAGCCCTCCGGTTATTTTCAGCCGTTTTCAGATACGCCGACGGATGCGGCCAATGCCGGTCTTTCAGTGCATATGAATCTCGTGCTTCAGGCGCGGAAATATGTTTATATTGATACGCCGTATCTGATCCTTGCAGAGCCGATGAAGAATGCGCTGTGTCTGGCGGGGGATAACGGAATCGATGTCCGAATCCTTACGCCGCACATTCCGGACAAGAAGATCGCCTTCACCATGACCCGCAGCAACTATCAGGTTCTTTTGGAACACGGAGTGAAGATCTATGAGTATACGCCGGGCTTCAACCATACCAAGAACATTGTGTCGGATGATCTGCGCGGTACGGTCGGTACGGTAAATACGGACTATCGAAGCTATTATCTGCACTTTGAGAACGGTGTTCTCTTTGAAGACAGTGCGACGGCTGTTGTGCTGCGGGATGCCTTCTTAAAGGGGCTGGAACAGGCGCAGGAAGTGACGCTGGAAGATACGAGGCACATCAATATCTTTGTGCGCATCTTTTCGGCGGTTGCCAATCTGTTTGCGCCGCTATTCTGA
- a CDS encoding peptidoglycan recognition protein family protein encodes MNRNSRKKTKPSTVSKLRNKGKHRHRKGPVSLLTVLLAMIALVLALFIIALAEHDWNVQDVFTFPTPSPTPSEPGVTVNREFDEAGGIAVVQNYIPYDSPRRPGEIREIKYVTIHETDNRSADADAAQHALFLTSNTTDITAWHYTVDDHSIYHHIPDNEIAWNAGDSRTEDGGNMNGIGIEMCVNYGSDFEQTMKNTAWLAAKLLVTYDLTPDDVRLHADFMDKECPHRLISEGRVPEFYQMIRDCYHILKEQSGS; translated from the coding sequence ATGAACAGGAATTCAAGAAAGAAAACGAAACCTTCAACGGTTTCGAAACTGCGGAACAAAGGAAAGCACAGGCACAGAAAAGGACCGGTCAGTCTGCTTACGGTGCTGTTGGCGATGATTGCGCTGGTGCTGGCACTTTTTATTATTGCCCTTGCGGAACATGACTGGAATGTGCAGGATGTATTTACGTTTCCGACACCGTCGCCGACTCCTTCCGAGCCCGGCGTGACGGTGAACAGGGAGTTTGATGAGGCCGGCGGCATTGCGGTGGTACAGAACTATATTCCTTACGATTCCCCGCGTCGTCCGGGTGAAATCCGCGAGATCAAGTATGTGACAATCCATGAGACGGACAATCGCAGTGCGGATGCGGACGCTGCGCAGCATGCCCTGTTTCTGACGTCGAATACGACGGATATTACGGCCTGGCACTATACGGTGGACGATCATTCGATCTATCACCATATTCCGGATAATGAGATTGCCTGGAATGCAGGAGATTCCCGGACGGAAGACGGTGGCAATATGAACGGCATCGGCATCGAGATGTGCGTCAACTACGGCAGCGACTTCGAGCAGACGATGAAAAACACCGCCTGGCTGGCGGCGAAGCTGCTGGTGACCTATGATCTGACGCCGGATGATGTGCGGCTTCATGCGGACTTCATGGACAAGGAGTGTCCGCACCGGCTGATCAGTGAGGGCAGGGTGCCGGAGTTTTATCAGATGATCCGGGATTGCTATCACATCCTGAAGGAACAGTCGGGATCCTGA